The following are from one region of the Myotis daubentonii chromosome 2, mMyoDau2.1, whole genome shotgun sequence genome:
- the LOC132226755 gene encoding LOW QUALITY PROTEIN: F-box only protein 31-like (The sequence of the model RefSeq protein was modified relative to this genomic sequence to represent the inferred CDS: deleted 1 base in 1 codon), with protein sequence MEECACLCSVGSLRGCKCHQKHQSPAETSAANGKPSPAEKQVEADAAARCCAGSGGILSPMPPLPPRPCPALQDFPVEMLVEIFASLPGSDLPSLAQVCTKFHHILHTDSIWRRRCREEFGIRENLQNPEMISMSYREVYAKLFPYRHILGLWQLNYSCRTLLNVVVDGLCITGWSYRPSLNTHVHGPIHFKPSFRIRLMERKSATVECIAGLLSRPHSGHMQIQKDRLTIQCKRTDHGTDSPTLLRGERGRGRVQEDRQWYDCLTYRRLYLPPRHSDDLIRPGLFQYYYDTFSLKIAMLSFHGKYARVTNITGDSSGMLEIHLRRRIQLPDGEFFRNFNELSRVVREMDEQVTREQQQQQQEDRTEDSQGHGWQSPAQPSAGESGAAASEEQPVPFVLPVGVRSIDQNYPRTCRMCFYGVDTVTVGLRGFSYTRHLPGVFILFNENHVGFIWLEAKYFFLYGRVQNTFQNVEAPSPQAFLEMLKNTQSGPPGRSSLHAL encoded by the exons atggaggagtgcgcTTGCCTCTGCAGTGTGGGCTCTTTACGGGGTTGTAAGTGTCATCAGAAGCACCAGAGCCCAGCTGAGACCTCAGCAGCCAATGGCAAGCCGTCCCCCGCAGAAAAGCAAGTCGAGGCAGACGCTGCAGCTCGGTGCTGTGCGGGGAGTGGAGGAATCCTGAGCCCCAtgccgcccctgcccccg cgcccctgccctgctctgcagGACTTTccggtggagatgctggtggagatcttcgcctcaCTTCCCGGCAGcgacctgcccagcctggcccaggtctgcaccaaattccaccacatcctgcacacTGACAGcatctggagaaggcgctgccGCGAGGAGTTTGGCATTCGTGAAAATTTGCAGAACCCGGAGATGATCAGTATGTCTTAtcgagaagtctatgcgaagctgttcccatacagacacattttggggtTGTGGCAGCTAAATTATAGCTGTAGAACACTGCTGAATGTCGTGGTGGACGGCTTATGCATTACTGGTTGGTCGTACAGGCCTTCCCTTAACACCCATGTGCATGGCCCAATACATTTCAAGCCCTCGTTCCGAATTCGCCTGATGGAGCGGAAATCAGCCACGGTGGAGTGCATAGCAGGCCTCCTCAGCAGGCCCCACAGCGGCCACATGCAGATTCAGAAGGACAGGCTCACCATCCAGTGCAAGAGGACAGACCACGGAACGGATTCACCAACGCTGCTTAGGGGAGAACGGGGGCGGGGTCGGGTGCAGGAGGACAGACAGTGGTATGACTGCCTgacctaccgccgcctctacctcccgcctcGCCACTCGGACGACCTCATccggccaggcctcttccaataCTACTATGATACCTTCAGCCTAAAGAttgccatgctcagcttccatgggaagtatgccagggtcacCAATATCACGGGAGACTCCAGCGGGatgttagagatccacctcaggcgccgcatccagctgccaGATGGCGAGTTCTTCCGCAACTTCAACGAGCTCTCCCGCGTGGTCCGGGAGATGGACGAGCAGGTgacccgggagcagcagcagcagcagcaagaagaccgGACTGAGGAcagccagggccatggctggcagagccctgcccagcccagcgccggGGAGTCCGGGGCCGCAGCTTCGGAGGAGCAGCCGGTCCCGTTTGTGCTGCCTGTGGGCGTGCGCTCAAtagaccagaactacccccggacctgcaggatgtgtttctatggcgtggacACTGTTACTGTTGGCTTACGTGGCTTCTCCTATACCAGGCACTTacctggagtcttcatcctgttcaaTGAGAACCACGTCGGGTTCATCTGGCTGGAGGCGAAATACTTCTTCCTGtatggcagagtccagaacaccttccagaatgtggaggcgccatccccgcaggccttcctggagatgctcaaaAACACTCAGTCCGgaccccctgggaggagcagcttgcatgcactttga